The Prionailurus bengalensis isolate Pbe53 chromosome E2, Fcat_Pben_1.1_paternal_pri, whole genome shotgun sequence region gagggccccTGGGGGACCCACAAGAGGGACCCGGCCCTGCCCTTGCTCCCTGCACCCTAGGAGGAGCCCCTATCCTACCTGTGCCGTTTTCTTGGAAGACAGTGACGGTCAAGTTCCACGGAGAATCTGGGACAGAAAGACATGGCAGATCGGCGTCAACGGAGAGGGCTGGTGGACATTGGCCCTCAGACCCCACGGGAGCTGCAGAAATGGTAAGAGGGTGGAGATCCTCCTGACCCCCTCCCAGCCCACATGCCAGGACCCGACACCCAAGGTCCCAGGCCCTGACCCCCCAGCCAACTGCCCTCAGGACCCCATCAGGGATCCGGGTGGCCCTGGCCCGGTTCTCACAGGACACGTTGAGGTGAATGGTCCTCATTGTGGTCACTCCGGTCCCAGGCAAGGTCACCTGACAGGTGAGGTCGGTGCCGTGGTCTTGCAACCGTGGGGTGAGGGTGAgcacagaggagaggtgggtCTTGGGGCCCGGGGAGGCGAGGGCCGCTGATGTCCAGGAGAAGATGGGGGGCGTGCCCCACGCACAGgcccagggcacagagcaggtcaGGTTACTGGGGCGTCCAGACTCCAGGGTCCCCGAGATAAGGATGTCAGGTGTCTGGGTCAGGGCtagggggagatggggagacacgGGGATCAGGAGGAGGGTCCGAGGTGCAGCCTTGAGAGAAGCCTCAAGCTTTGGTCCAGCCCCTGCCTCTGAGCCCCAACATGCAttacccccagcccctcccgggTTGTCCTGGGACCCCCAACCTTCCCCTGTGGCCTCTCCCACAATCTGCTCCTTACCTGTCACACGCACGGAGAGCTGGTCCCGTGTGTAAGTATATCTCACAGAAGGCCCTCTCTCCACCCTAAAGACGTGTGTCCCCGAGTCCCCTCTCCGTACATCTCTGATGTCCAGGGAGCAGTCGTAGTCCTGGGGGTTTCCGAGGAGGCGGAATCGGCCCTGGGACTCCTGCCACACTTTTCCATCTGGGTTGTTTGTGGCCACTAGAACATCCTGTTGTACACCGGCCCCTTTCCGGAACCAGTAGCCGAGAGCTGGGGTAGACTCAGACCAGCCTTCCCGGGGATAGAAGCATCTGCAGGGCACTCGCACACACAGGCCCTCCTGCCCCTTTGCGTCCTGCACTTGCAGCCAATAATCCCCCTGtggccccctcccggcccccctctggccctcggcccctccctcccccagagcaGGGCCAACAGCAGCAGAAGCATGTCTGGGCTTGGAGGCGCCAGGTCCCCGGGAGCCTGTTTCTCCGGGTTTGTCTCTCAGAAGCTAAGAGCTGCAAGACTGAAAGGAGGCCCCGACAGGAAGGTGACAGTGATGTCAGAACAGTGGCCCTCCTCAGAGAAGGAACCTCGCACGCAGACGCTGTCAGGGCCGGGACAGCCCTTGGGAATCAGCCATCCACCACCACATCTCCACTGCTGGGGACCCTGGGCCTAGAGGCCAGAGAGGGTGAGAGCCTCGCCCAAATTCACACCCTTtgcagggctcgagccccatCTCCCGCCTTCCTGCCAATGCCCCTCCCTTCTGGAGTCATTTTTTTGCAAAGTGAAAAAGGGTTCCTTTGGGCCAGACCACCTGAATCCCAGGCTGTACATGTCTGTGGAACTCATGTGCGGACATAGGGACCTGAGAGATGGGGGAGGCCAGGGGTGGAGGTGTGAGGAGGTCAACTGTCCTCTCTCCCTTGGAATCCACATGGTaggcctcccctccctgctcatgagACCACACACTAGCCCCAGGCACTGACCCTGGAGTCACTGTCCAGCAAGGAAACAGTAGGTGTCGGTACCCAGAGCTCCCTGTGACAGGGGACACACAGGCAGAGGGAGGTGTTGTTCATAGGAAGGTTGGAGGTTGGAGGTTGTGTCCTAGGAAGACTGGGCACAGGGGACACTCAAGCAGGGGAGACGAAGATTCCAAGGACATTGAGGGGAGACTGACACAAAGGACACATGGGAAACTGAAGCTGTGGCTGTACACAGGGTTGgtatggggggaagggcagaggaaaagggaccAATTTTGAAAGGGGTAGAAACTTCCCCCTTTGTTGCGGCTGTCTGGGTGCCAGGACGATTTCTTCACCGCTGGTATCTCACCCTTTTTTCTATTGCTCCAGAAGGTGGCGGGGTCAGGTGTGCAGGAGACAGGGAGTGAGGAATGCCAGCTGGGTGTCATCCACTCTCCAGGTGGGGATGCTTTGGTGAGAGAAGAGACGTGCACCTGAATTCACAGAAGGTTATGTTTAACTGtgtggctgggggctgggaggaggttCTGGAAGGTTCTGGTGCCTCCTTCCACCTATGTTGGTTCTCTTGACACATTTGGGTGGGGGGAACATAAGATACAAAGAATAGGCTCCAACAAGAacaactcagtgattcatcacaaaatagaaacagagcatTGCAGGCACCCTGGACCATCCCTTCGATCCCCATCCCTATTGCACACCCCACTCCTCCCAAAGGAGTCCCTAGACTCACTTTAATGCTGATTGTTCCCTTGCTTTTTTCTTCATGGTTTCATCACCCGAGCATGCTGCTTGTACTATGTAGTACTATGCTTATGTTTTTCTTAAGACTGTGTGTGCACAGAGAACATTAGTCTGTTTTCTTCCATGCAACTTCATGaatctgcccctcccacgttacCCCTGCCCTGAATCCTTACCCATAACCAGGGGCACAGTCAGCACTGGGGTcactgagaagggaaggggcaggattTCGGCATGCAGAGGCACTCCTGCACCATCATAATTCCTGCAATGCTGTCACGTGTCACCCTGCAGCCCCATCCCCCTGTGCTGGACTACACACAGCAGGGTCAATTGCAGCATCTCTATAGTCAGAAGGGTTGGGCCATGTCCAATCTGTTTCCCATGGTCCCCAGTttgcaaagaaaagcagaagaatgaggggcgcccgggtggctcagtcggttaagtgtccaacttcagctcaggtcatgatctcacgttttgtgagttcgagccccgcgtcgggctctgtgctgacagctcagagcctggagcctgctttggattctgtgtctccctctttctctgcccctcccctgttcatgctctgtctctctcactctgtcaaaaataaataaacattaaaaaaattaaaaaaaaaagaaaagcagaagaatgagaaggagaGATACGGGGAAACCACAGAGAATCTAGCTGTGTGCAAAGGAGGAACTTATAACCCACAGGCCATCAGAGCTAGGAGGCCTTCTAGCCCCACTTCTCTGATTTTCAGAAGAAGACACTGAGGTCCAGAGTGGGCAAGTGAATTGCACAACTCATATATGGGTGCCCTGTCTCATACACCACTGTCTACACAGGGAACTACTTAACCAATCTTTGTCAGACCAGAATTCATTGAGCTGGGAGATGGGTAGTTTATGTTAATCTGAGAGGGAAGAATTATCAACTTTTCCCatgagatggagagaaaatttcattcattcattcactcattcattcaacaaccattTACCTTATGCCTTCAGATTTCCAGTAAAGGGGTGAATATGAGAGATGTAGCTCTTGTCTTTGAGGGGAGTAGCATCTGGCTGGGAGACAGATTCCTGACAATTCCAATGTCACAGGGTAGGTGGCTgggatgggggaggtgaaggCTAGGGATGGCtgagggggatgggtgggggggaCAGCGGGAGCTCTTGCCCTTTTGAACTGCAAAGTGGGTCCTCAGAGACAAGTTGACATGGTAGGGACTCTCAGGCAATCTCAAGGGATGTGAATTCCACAGGTGATCTTGGTACCCTGAGAATTCCTGGACTCTCAGGTATTATGTTTTCTATCACACTCAGTCTCCTAATGTGCTGGAAATCCTCCTCCAGCTACCAAGTTCTGTGCTCTGTGACCAACATCACCTCTGccccagcagaggaggggccacCACCCACAGGGGGCGCTGTCTCCAAACAGGACTTACCTGGGAGGTGGTCCCTGGGAAAGTGTGATGGTGCTGTCCGTGGTTCTGAATCAGAGGGGAGTGCTGGCTTTGGGCATGTCCACAGCTCTGTGGAGGGGCCTGATCACACAGAACAGGGATCTTAGGTCTGGAGTCAGTATAATCAGCATGTCAGATGTGCTGGAGAGGGCTTAGGTCTACCTGGAAGGGAAACTCCAGGGGAAGGGAACTCCCTCAGGGGAAGGGAAGGTCTCAGTCTCTCCTCCTTATCCTTCTATCCACCCCCAGAAATGTCCTATGGACAATGCCAGGCTATTGCCACTAGTTCAAGAGCAGGGAAAGTGAAGGTTCTGTGTTGCCCTTTTACATATCCGGTTCCATTTCATCTTCTGAACATCTCTGACAGAGAGGGGTAATCCCCTCATCACATAGAGCAGGCAGCCAAAACTCAAGACAAATGGGCAGCTGTAGGAACTAGCTTCCAAAGACCACCCCAAACAACCCTGCCCTTCCTTATGCAAACATGGAGCTCCTCTCATTATGAGATAAAGTTGTTATTATTATCTCCTCCTCTTGAATCAAGGTCGGGTCCATGACTACTTTGATTAATAGAATGTGGAGGACAAGATGTTCTAAGACTCATACAGCTCAGATATTAAGAAGGCTTGGTAGCTTCTGCTCCTGCCTCGCAGAGTCCTGGGCGTCTGTGTAAGCAACCCAGGGGACTCTGATGGAGAGAGAGGCTACATAGAGGAACCCTGAGCCTCAGACATCCAGGCCCAGCCCTGGCCACCATCACAACATAACTGCCCAGAAGAGCCCAGAGCAAGACAAGGGGTGAAACTGTCCAGCTGGGCTCTGACCAATTTACAGCACTGTGAGACAAAATACAATGATTGTTCAGGCTACTGAGTTGTAGGGTGGCTTGATGTGCAGCAACAGGTAACTGAAACTAGCTTGCACAAATCATAGCTAATAGGTAAAAGGTAACGTTCTGGAGGTTTACAGGCCTGATGAATTTTTCTACatactgtatttctttaaaaatgtttaaaaaatgtttctttacttattttgagagagcaagagagagcaagtggaggaggagtgggggcggtggtggtggagagaatcccaagcagggtctgtgctgtcagagcaaagcccaatacagggctcaaacccatggactgtgagatcatggcctgagccgacatcatgagtcagagacttaaccaactgagccacccaggcaccccttttacgTACTGTATTTAAAGGATGGCTCTTAAATGGGGACGTAAGCCTTCAGTGAAGATGCCTGTGGAGCTTTGCCAGGCtgggactacatttcccagaatccccttCCACATTTGCATCCAGGTTAAAGCTGGctacaggagaagagagaagttgAAGCAGCCATGGGGCTCCGAGGGTCAGTGGAGGAGCAGGAACTATTGTAGCTCTCACACCCTATGGCTGCTCTGGTGGCTCACCTTTGTTGGCTTGACATTCCAGCTGCTCAATTGCTGGGAGCGAAGAA contains the following coding sequences:
- the LOC122493787 gene encoding LOW QUALITY PROTEIN: sialic acid-binding Ig-like lectin 8 (The sequence of the model RefSeq protein was modified relative to this genomic sequence to represent the inferred CDS: deleted 3 bases in 2 codons), with amino-acid sequence MLLLLLALLWGREGPRARGAGRGPQGDYWLQVQDAKGQEGLCVRVPCRCFYPREGWSESTPALGYWFRKGAGVQQDVLVATNNPDGKVWQESQGRFRLLGNPQDYDCSLDIRDVRRGDSGTHVFRVERGPSVRYTYTRDQLSVRVTALTQTPDILISGTLESGRPSNLTCSVPWACAWGTPPIFSWTSAALASPGPKTHLSSVLTLTPRLQDHGTDLTCQVTLPGTGVTTMRTIHLNVSYSPWNLTVTVFQENGTAPTALENGSSLSVLESQSLRLVCVVNSNPPARLSWAQGHLTLCGPNPGVLELPRAQERDEGEYTCRAQNTVGSQHISLSLLLQRKAWPLSERLLGAVGGAGAMALIFLILCIVIILVRSHRKKVTKPSVGTKNTGMESANIVTRSVSQGLLIEAWAGSLPPDAATPSLREEEELHYATLNFHQTETCCPQEQVAPGIEYSEIRIHK